From one Drosophila subpulchrella strain 33 F10 #4 breed RU33 chromosome 3L, RU_Dsub_v1.1 Primary Assembly, whole genome shotgun sequence genomic stretch:
- the LOC119552618 gene encoding NADH dehydrogenase [ubiquinone] 1 alpha subcomplex subunit 7, producing the protein MPPKPKHRDVAGFLSRVRNFFLGRTHKTALRFADTVSPRTQPPPDIPKGPAQSLFSNYYYTRDPRRLVKPSVDLVQEHKQMLAAKLKAEEAAKAAQAKSGDAPKDGGPAPPAKSSDTDAEDCDQTEDSRAKKLPTPGKVHSWEGPR; encoded by the coding sequence ATGCCTCCAAAGCCCAAGCACCGCGACGTGGCCGGCTTCCTGAGCCGGGTGCGCAACTTCTTCCTGGGCCGCACCCACAAGACGGCCCTGCGTTTCGCGGACACTGTCTCCCCGAGGACCCAACCGCCCCCGGACATCCCCAAAGGTCCTGCGCAGAGCCTGTTCTCCAACTACTACTACACCAGGGACCCTCGGCGGCTGGTCAAGCCGTCCGTCGACTTAGTCCAGGAGCACAAGCAGATGCTGGCTGCCAAGTTGAAGGCCGAGGAAGCTGCCAAGGCCGCCCAGGCCAAGTCCGGAGATGCCCCCAAGGACGGAGGCCCAGCCCCGCCTGCCAAGTCCTCGGATACCGATGCGGAGGACTGCGATCAGACGGAGGATTCCCGCGCCAAGAAACTTCCCACGCCCGGCAAGGTGCATTCCTGGGAGGGGCCGCGTTAA